A single Bacillus sp. HMF5848 DNA region contains:
- a CDS encoding Tad domain-containing protein, whose product MWISRIKSCINEQHGNALVLMSLALSALLCITGLVMDGGTIYYTRAHLQKVANASALSGAQELMNSTQAAEDVAKEVLFRHEETSSLKSITFNEPSIFEVNLEKDVSLNFAKLFGRDTVPVNATARAQYGNAGVVKGVAPIGIDERFTFQYMQEYELKTDTDGVDTGWFGVLALGGPGAATYYDNMRYGYSSAIRVGDVIETETGNIAGKTRTAVKERIDNCSYSFEEGVKRNCSRVILVPVYEPYEYDNQGQIKQVEIKGFAYFYITGLISSNDTAIRGLFLKRVVQGEILETAVDRGVYALRLVE is encoded by the coding sequence ATGTGGATTTCCCGAATTAAATCATGTATCAACGAGCAGCATGGTAACGCACTTGTACTCATGTCGCTAGCTTTATCGGCTTTATTATGTATAACTGGCTTGGTTATGGATGGTGGGACGATCTATTACACGAGAGCGCACTTACAGAAGGTAGCCAATGCTTCAGCACTGTCGGGTGCACAAGAACTTATGAATAGCACGCAAGCAGCGGAAGACGTTGCGAAAGAGGTGTTATTTAGGCACGAAGAGACTAGTAGTTTAAAAAGTATTACCTTTAATGAGCCAAGTATCTTTGAAGTGAATCTTGAAAAAGATGTAAGTTTAAATTTTGCTAAATTATTTGGCCGCGATACCGTTCCTGTTAATGCTACCGCTCGCGCGCAATATGGGAACGCTGGCGTTGTAAAAGGTGTCGCGCCTATAGGTATAGATGAACGTTTTACGTTTCAATATATGCAGGAATATGAATTGAAAACCGATACAGACGGTGTCGATACAGGCTGGTTCGGTGTGTTGGCTCTAGGTGGGCCTGGTGCTGCTACATATTACGATAATATGCGTTATGGTTATTCAAGTGCCATACGTGTAGGCGATGTAATTGAAACGGAAACAGGAAACATCGCCGGGAAAACTCGAACCGCCGTAAAAGAACGTATTGACAATTGCTCCTATTCATTTGAGGAAGGAGTAAAGAGAAATTGCTCTAGAGTCATATTAGTACCTGTATATGAACCGTATGAATATGATAACCAAGGGCAAATCAAGCAGGTAGAGATTAAAGGATTTGCTTACTTTTATATAACAGGATTAATAAGCAGCAATGACACAGCCATTCGTGGTTTGTTTTTAAAAAGAGTTGTGCAAGGCGAGATATTAGAGACAGCGGTTGATCGTGGGGTTTACGCCTTACGATTAGTAGAATAA
- a CDS encoding TadE/TadG family type IV pilus assembly protein, whose product MIKDEKGQSLVEMALIVPLLLLLLVGIIDLGRVLYSYTHIQLATQETVRLGGLGGSDSELVTFAKQYVHIGDPAKLQVTITPDDVTRMSGEYMTVTLQYPIELMTPFLSSLLPSPMNIITDSTIRVE is encoded by the coding sequence ATGATCAAAGATGAAAAAGGTCAATCATTAGTTGAGATGGCACTCATTGTTCCTTTGTTATTATTACTTTTAGTGGGCATTATCGATCTTGGGAGAGTGCTATACTCCTATACTCATATACAGTTAGCAACACAAGAAACGGTGCGCCTTGGAGGGTTAGGCGGAAGTGACAGTGAGTTAGTCACATTCGCGAAGCAGTACGTCCATATCGGAGATCCCGCGAAGCTTCAAGTGACGATTACACCTGATGATGTAACAAGAATGTCTGGGGAGTACATGACGGTAACGCTACAGTATCCTATTGAGTTAATGACTCCGTTTCTATCTTCACTATTGCCTTCTCCGATGAACATAATAACAGACTCGACGATACGAGTTGAGTGA
- a CDS encoding type II secretion system F family protein, translated as MMLYLSLFFTVTLLIYGLFEFRVERRKRVKKRLSYFFKKKDDDTEREFGEEEEAKPSFARRVLRPIWLQLRRTFRRRLSNDKTEKLELKLLQAGNPFGMTPFEFRLVQLGLLVLLPVVFTMYGMLLKWSFGGLALAALVGFAVGGLFPGFYLKQKIKTRNHLALRELPDILDLLTVSLEAGLGFDSAMSKVVSKKDGIIANEFHRCLEEIRLGRTRREALSGIRDRLVLDEMKTLISSIVQAEKLGIGMVTVLRVQSNEVREQRKQRAEEEAMKAPIKMLFPLVLFIFPSLFIVLLGPAVIQFLETFGQ; from the coding sequence ATGATGTTGTACTTATCATTATTTTTTACAGTAACGCTACTTATATATGGCTTATTTGAGTTCCGAGTAGAAAGAAGAAAACGAGTTAAAAAGCGACTGTCTTATTTTTTTAAAAAGAAAGATGATGACACTGAACGTGAGTTTGGAGAAGAAGAGGAAGCGAAGCCGAGCTTTGCAAGACGAGTGCTACGTCCTATATGGTTACAGTTGAGACGAACGTTTCGTCGCAGATTGTCCAATGATAAAACTGAAAAGCTAGAATTGAAGCTATTGCAGGCCGGCAATCCATTTGGCATGACGCCGTTTGAATTCCGTCTCGTCCAGTTAGGCTTGCTAGTGTTGCTTCCAGTAGTTTTCACAATGTATGGCATGCTTCTTAAATGGTCGTTCGGTGGCTTAGCTTTAGCTGCATTAGTTGGTTTCGCGGTCGGAGGATTGTTTCCTGGCTTTTATCTTAAGCAAAAAATTAAAACCCGCAATCACTTAGCCTTGCGTGAGCTGCCAGATATACTAGATTTATTGACTGTTAGTTTAGAAGCTGGGTTAGGGTTTGACTCAGCAATGAGCAAGGTTGTTTCAAAAAAGGATGGTATTATCGCGAACGAATTTCATCGTTGCTTAGAGGAAATTCGCCTAGGACGCACGAGGCGCGAAGCATTGAGTGGTATTCGCGATCGACTTGTATTAGACGAAATGAAAACTTTAATAAGCAGTATTGTTCAAGCAGAAAAGCTTGGGATTGGTATGGTAACTGTATTGCGCGTACAATCCAACGAAGTGCGCGAACAACGCAAACAGCGCGCCGAAGAAGAAGCAATGAAAGCACCGATTAAAATGCTCTTTCCGTTGGTGTTATTCATCTTCCCAAGTTTGTTTATCGTGTTGCTCGGGCCGGCCGTTATACAGTTCTTGGAGACGTTTGGGCAGTAA
- a CDS encoding AAA family ATPase, with the protein MTEDSQTTRKKRGEMIVVCSAKGGAGRTIMTVNLAVSLFKKNISVCIVDGDFQFGDISLAMDLHPTFSIHDVIEEFDRIDEYSLAGMLCSHESGVKVLPAPERPEYAELVTQDKLCKILDMLLLQHDYVVVDTGVGLGDMSLQMIEKADQVLVLTNLEMATLKNSKLMIETLDVLGFKDKVQTIVNRATMESVIGASDVPDILGVDQPIYIPNDFQIASQSLNIGIPFVINQGKTELAKAVFKMAEQLTTRREITPIHGKEASIMSKLFGRRKVREGT; encoded by the coding sequence ATGACTGAGGATTCTCAAACAACAAGAAAAAAACGTGGCGAAATGATAGTTGTATGTAGTGCCAAAGGTGGAGCGGGACGCACCATTATGACTGTTAATCTAGCTGTTTCCTTATTTAAAAAGAATATATCGGTTTGTATTGTAGATGGAGACTTCCAATTTGGTGATATTAGCTTAGCAATGGATTTGCACCCAACGTTTTCCATACATGATGTGATTGAAGAGTTCGATAGAATAGACGAATATTCGTTGGCAGGCATGCTTTGTAGTCATGAAAGTGGTGTAAAGGTTTTGCCCGCTCCAGAAAGACCGGAGTATGCTGAGCTTGTTACGCAAGACAAGTTATGTAAGATTCTTGATATGCTTTTACTACAGCATGATTATGTGGTAGTTGATACTGGCGTGGGTTTAGGTGATATGTCGCTACAAATGATTGAGAAGGCCGACCAAGTATTAGTCCTAACAAATCTTGAAATGGCCACCTTGAAAAATTCGAAGCTCATGATTGAAACGTTAGATGTACTAGGGTTTAAAGATAAAGTTCAAACCATTGTCAATCGTGCCACGATGGAAAGTGTCATCGGAGCTTCCGATGTCCCAGATATTTTAGGTGTTGACCAACCTATTTATATTCCTAATGATTTTCAAATAGCATCGCAATCACTAAACATAGGCATTCCATTTGTGATCAATCAAGGAAAAACAGAATTAGCTAAAGCAGTATTTAAAATGGCAGAACAGCTAACAACGCGACGTGAAATCACCCCGATACATGGGAAAGAAGCTTCAATCATGTCTAAGCTTTTTGGACGTAGGAAAGTAAGGGAGGGCACATAA
- the cpaB gene encoding Flp pilus assembly protein CpaB, which translates to MRSKVILFLALVMGLVTTFLFYNYMKQFDSEATVAEVLTEVVVAKVDILENQRITSDMIELKSVPELGVHQNSITDLSELSDMYATGHIAAGEPILTNRVSSEQQESLFVSRKVRDGYRAVSVGVNFVQSVSNLIEPEDEVDVIFTEGIPKPDGTQEFISKTILEKARVLAIGRKMLPTVEGAEEEYVEYSSVTVELVPNDALKLVNASERGSIQFILHTRLISPETDAAASGK; encoded by the coding sequence ATGAGGTCGAAGGTCATATTATTTTTAGCCTTAGTGATGGGACTTGTAACAACCTTTCTATTTTATAACTATATGAAACAATTTGATAGTGAAGCAACTGTAGCAGAAGTATTAACAGAAGTAGTAGTAGCAAAAGTGGATATACTAGAAAACCAGCGCATCACGTCAGACATGATTGAATTAAAAAGTGTACCTGAGCTTGGTGTGCACCAGAATAGTATTACAGATTTATCTGAGCTTTCCGATATGTATGCAACTGGCCACATTGCTGCAGGAGAGCCGATATTAACAAATAGAGTGAGTTCAGAGCAACAGGAGTCGTTATTTGTATCTCGAAAAGTACGGGATGGATACCGTGCTGTATCAGTCGGTGTTAACTTTGTTCAATCGGTATCTAACTTAATAGAACCAGAGGACGAGGTTGATGTTATTTTTACCGAAGGGATACCAAAGCCTGATGGCACGCAGGAATTCATATCAAAAACAATCTTAGAAAAAGCACGTGTGTTAGCTATTGGACGTAAAATGCTCCCAACCGTTGAAGGGGCAGAAGAGGAGTATGTTGAATATTCATCCGTTACGGTTGAATTAGTACCAAACGATGCATTAAAACTAGTAAATGCGTCCGAGCGTGGATCTATCCAATTTATTCTACATACGAGATTGATATCGCCGGAAACTGATGCGGCTGCTTCCGGCAAGTAG
- a CDS encoding prepilin peptidase: MFVNVLLFSLVIICTYTDLKSRKIYNVIIFPTLLIALTSHLVTGGLSGFLSSLGGFAVGLAILLIPYFLGGMGAGDVKLLAVIGALKGTAFVLHTAIYMGLVGGVLAIFVLLFHKNIAMRLKVVVYKLVGVKIPLALGEDARKAKYPYGVAIAAGACMAFFFNHIVLINF; the protein is encoded by the coding sequence ATGTTTGTAAATGTTTTGTTGTTTTCGTTGGTCATTATTTGTACGTATACAGACTTGAAATCTAGAAAAATATATAACGTCATTATTTTTCCAACTTTATTAATAGCATTAACAAGTCATCTAGTAACAGGTGGTCTTAGCGGATTCTTATCTTCATTAGGAGGATTTGCTGTTGGACTAGCAATCTTATTAATTCCATATTTTCTCGGTGGTATGGGAGCGGGAGACGTGAAGCTTCTTGCTGTCATAGGTGCGTTAAAAGGGACGGCATTTGTCCTTCATACAGCGATATATATGGGGTTAGTTGGTGGCGTTCTAGCTATATTTGTTCTCTTATTTCACAAAAATATCGCTATGCGATTGAAGGTTGTCGTGTATAAGTTAGTAGGGGTGAAAATTCCTCTTGCATTAGGAGAAGACGCGCGAAAGGCGAAGTATCCGTATGGAGTCGCTATTGCTGCTGGTGCTTGTATGGCTTTCTTTTTCAATCATATTGTATTAATAAACTTTTAA
- a CDS encoding type II secretion system F family protein encodes MKWLIIFMAAFSSFLLFVGLLQMFFLRDKRLAKRMKRYLAMGDKKGFDRKKLNLLVQMQMTKQRIRKQMLTKDKNSKLEVLLSRAGVPLKPEEYVIMQWISSALVAGISFLLTGAWFLMLPGFFLGFLLPKWYVLKKERERINKFNEGLADMITTIVGSLRAGFSFPQALKTVAEEAHSPIKEEMETVLREMQYGASMEDALHSLKERVPSEDLDLMIQAILIQRQVGGNLATVLDQIVRTIRDRTKIHRQISTLTAQGRLSGIVVGLLPIILTLVLYIIEPGYMKALFTHPVGIMMVVGGAISAGIGFFLIRKLTSIEV; translated from the coding sequence ATGAAATGGTTAATCATTTTTATGGCAGCATTCTCCTCATTTTTACTATTTGTTGGTTTACTGCAAATGTTTTTTTTACGAGATAAACGATTAGCAAAACGTATGAAGCGTTATTTAGCGATGGGTGACAAAAAAGGCTTCGACCGTAAAAAGCTAAACCTGCTTGTACAAATGCAAATGACAAAGCAACGAATACGAAAACAAATGCTAACAAAAGACAAGAACTCAAAGCTAGAAGTATTGCTAAGTCGCGCGGGTGTGCCGCTAAAGCCAGAAGAATATGTCATTATGCAGTGGATAAGTAGTGCGCTTGTGGCAGGGATAAGTTTCTTATTAACAGGTGCTTGGTTCCTCATGCTACCAGGTTTCTTTTTAGGATTTTTACTCCCAAAATGGTATGTGTTAAAAAAAGAGCGCGAGCGAATCAACAAGTTTAATGAAGGGCTTGCTGACATGATTACTACAATAGTAGGATCGTTGCGAGCTGGTTTCAGCTTTCCGCAAGCTTTAAAAACAGTGGCGGAAGAAGCGCACTCGCCGATAAAAGAAGAAATGGAAACCGTACTTCGTGAAATGCAGTATGGGGCAAGTATGGAGGACGCGTTGCACAGTTTAAAAGAACGCGTACCAAGTGAAGATTTAGATTTAATGATTCAAGCCATCTTGATTCAACGTCAAGTCGGCGGAAATCTAGCCACGGTACTAGATCAAATAGTTCGCACCATTCGTGACCGAACGAAGATTCATAGACAAATATCTACGTTAACGGCACAAGGACGATTATCCGGAATTGTTGTTGGATTGCTACCAATCATTTTGACATTAGTGTTATATATTATTGAACCGGGATATATGAAGGCGTTATTTACACATCCCGTTGGCATCATGATGGTCGTCGGTGGGGCTATCTCAGCGGGTATTGGCTTTTTCTTAATTCGAAAACTTACATCGATTGAGGTGTAG
- a CDS encoding CpaF family protein: MSLLSRIQEKKPPMEAELEREVQYEPQAQIPKKDLMAAFRDTRRKEDSRQKSKYAKGDKHQELKNELHKLILQEVKDDNLEDILPKLDSMAIELIKEKEEYRGKIDRKRVVDELINDLTGYGPINPLLLDEEVSEVMVNGPDHVYCERNGRLELTGIQFRDNEHVMGVIEKIVSPIGRRIDESSPMVDARLPDGSRVNAIIPPLALNGPTVTIRKFAKDPFTIDDLINFGTLTNEMALFLDACVKARLNVFVSGGTGSGKTTTLNVLSNFIPEDERIVTIEDAAELQLGQDHVIALESRPPNIEGKGSVTIRDLVRNSLRMRPDRIVIGEVRGGEALDMLQAMNTGHDGSLATGHSNSPRDMISRLETMVLLAGVELPIKAIREQIAGAIDLIIQQSRLKDGSRRIVSITEVQGLEGDVIVLQDIFTFKREGVDAQGKILGRLVPTGVRPKFYERLDSSGIQIPASVFIDGEEWSS, translated from the coding sequence ATGAGTTTGTTGTCGCGCATTCAAGAAAAGAAACCTCCTATGGAAGCTGAACTAGAACGTGAGGTTCAATATGAGCCACAAGCGCAAATACCGAAAAAAGACTTAATGGCGGCGTTTCGAGATACCCGCCGTAAGGAAGACTCAAGGCAAAAAAGCAAGTATGCCAAAGGTGATAAGCACCAGGAGTTAAAAAATGAGCTGCACAAGCTTATTTTACAAGAAGTAAAAGATGATAATTTAGAAGATATTCTACCTAAACTCGATAGTATGGCGATAGAACTTATTAAAGAAAAAGAGGAATATCGCGGCAAAATAGATCGCAAGCGTGTAGTTGATGAATTAATTAATGATTTAACTGGTTATGGTCCGATTAATCCGTTGTTACTAGACGAAGAGGTGTCTGAGGTTATGGTGAACGGACCTGATCATGTCTATTGTGAGCGGAACGGGCGGCTTGAACTGACAGGTATTCAATTTCGGGATAACGAGCACGTTATGGGTGTTATTGAAAAAATAGTATCACCAATTGGAAGACGGATTGATGAATCTAGTCCGATGGTGGATGCGCGTTTACCAGACGGATCACGTGTGAATGCAATTATCCCGCCACTTGCTTTAAATGGCCCAACGGTTACGATACGTAAATTCGCGAAGGATCCATTTACGATCGATGATTTGATTAACTTTGGAACACTAACCAATGAAATGGCGTTATTCTTAGATGCGTGTGTTAAGGCTCGACTAAATGTGTTTGTTAGTGGCGGAACTGGTTCGGGGAAAACAACAACATTAAACGTCTTATCAAACTTTATTCCAGAAGACGAACGGATTGTAACGATTGAGGATGCAGCAGAGCTACAGCTTGGTCAAGACCATGTTATAGCATTAGAATCTCGTCCCCCTAACATTGAAGGAAAGGGCTCTGTGACGATACGTGACCTCGTCCGTAACTCACTGCGTATGCGCCCAGACCGTATTGTTATCGGGGAGGTCCGTGGTGGCGAAGCATTAGATATGCTACAAGCGATGAACACGGGTCATGATGGCTCACTCGCAACAGGACACTCGAACAGTCCACGTGATATGATATCTCGTTTAGAAACAATGGTACTATTAGCGGGAGTTGAGCTTCCTATTAAGGCCATTCGTGAACAAATTGCAGGAGCAATAGACTTAATTATTCAACAATCGCGACTTAAAGATGGTTCACGTCGGATTGTTAGTATTACTGAGGTTCAAGGTCTTGAAGGAGACGTTATTGTTTTACAAGACATTTTTACATTTAAAAGAGAAGGCGTGGACGCACAAGGGAAGATTCTAGGACGACTCGTACCGACAGGCGTTCGACCAAAATTTTATGAGCGTCTGGACTCATCAGGCATTCAAATACCAGCTAGTGTGTTTATTGATGGGGAGGAGTGGAGCTCATGA
- a CDS encoding S-layer homology domain-containing protein, giving the protein MLPQFNSLFFKKNCFVMIICSILFFFFTPSVTTAEEEEGEFNLIDVEVLSEFQLVKVEVVSGVDEPTDENDDGRDDGDDNAPSSPADSSVIPQHVMIISEDMVSLDIGKLQDYLDNNSNLGEFVLLNTSQSVSLSKAIIELFIDKNLLIQQNDVTYYLPAEFMQLVSEQLTDGAQLIISMKKVDSTSLDNITLLAPMYDFTIYIQDTDSHTVLGDFNFYMKRQFTMEKEVNPDISTGALYDPQSGEFSFVPSIFEALETKTIASLWSRTNSIYTVIENPINFKDMYYVPYKDIVHKMAAKLITTGTTDETFSPFRTITRHEFTTLMVRALGAATMQVEDYYFIDVLDSDWYANNLQRAYMLGLVEGYGDQTFKPKQPITRQQMAAILYRALQGVGQAPDVNEERPVFTDWQQINKWAQPAVATMTSIGVMEAQKDGNFAPYGTATRLDAIVMIEKFLRYVHFID; this is encoded by the coding sequence ATGCTACCTCAATTTAATAGTTTGTTCTTTAAAAAGAATTGTTTTGTGATGATAATTTGCTCAATTTTATTTTTTTTCTTTACCCCATCTGTCACCACAGCCGAAGAAGAAGAGGGTGAGTTCAATTTAATAGATGTAGAAGTTTTGTCTGAATTCCAGTTGGTAAAGGTTGAAGTGGTGAGTGGTGTAGATGAACCAACTGACGAAAATGATGACGGCAGAGACGATGGTGATGATAATGCACCTAGCTCCCCAGCAGATTCATCTGTTATCCCACAACACGTGATGATTATAAGCGAAGACATGGTTAGTTTAGATATAGGTAAGTTACAAGATTACTTAGATAACAATAGTAATCTAGGTGAGTTTGTACTATTAAATACTAGCCAATCTGTTTCTTTATCAAAAGCTATCATTGAACTGTTTATAGATAAAAACTTACTCATCCAACAAAATGATGTTACATACTACTTACCAGCAGAGTTCATGCAACTTGTCAGCGAGCAGTTAACAGATGGGGCACAACTAATAATCTCAATGAAAAAAGTAGATTCTACTAGTCTAGATAATATAACATTACTAGCTCCGATGTACGATTTTACAATCTACATCCAAGATACAGATTCCCACACAGTATTAGGTGATTTTAATTTTTATATGAAGCGTCAATTCACGATGGAAAAAGAAGTGAATCCAGATATATCAACGGGAGCTCTCTACGACCCACAAAGTGGTGAATTCTCTTTTGTCCCAAGTATCTTCGAAGCACTTGAAACAAAAACAATAGCAAGTTTATGGAGTAGAACGAATAGTATATACACAGTGATAGAAAATCCTATTAATTTTAAAGACATGTATTATGTGCCATATAAAGACATAGTCCATAAAATGGCAGCTAAACTGATTACAACCGGGACAACGGATGAGACTTTTTCACCGTTCCGGACTATAACAAGACATGAATTTACGACTCTAATGGTGCGCGCCCTTGGTGCCGCAACGATGCAAGTAGAAGACTATTATTTTATTGACGTATTAGATTCAGACTGGTATGCAAATAATCTGCAACGTGCGTATATGTTGGGACTAGTAGAAGGATATGGAGACCAAACATTTAAACCAAAGCAACCTATTACTAGACAACAAATGGCAGCAATCCTTTATCGCGCATTACAAGGAGTCGGACAAGCACCCGATGTGAACGAGGAGCGACCAGTATTCACGGATTGGCAACAAATCAACAAATGGGCTCAGCCAGCAGTAGCTACGATGACCTCAATCGGGGTTATGGAAGCGCAAAAAGACGGAAACTTCGCTCCATACGGTACAGCCACAAGATTAGATGCCATTGTCATGATTGAGAAATTTTTACGGTATGTTCATTTTATAGATTAG